A single genomic interval of Rhodopseudomonas palustris harbors:
- the pimA gene encoding dicarboxylate--CoA ligase PimA: MSHPGEQYYPPGVRWDAVIARGTLPELLAQAAKEYSSRPALEFRDRQITYTKLEAMAETAAAALLAAGYGRDSSVALYIGNTPDHPINFFGALKAGARVVHLSPLDGERALSHKLSDSGARVLITTDSAALLPMAERFLAKGLLDRLIVCSDASWGESATPLAPLPSDPRVITYADFIKGASKPMAWPAIVPDDIALLQYTGGTTGLPKGAMLTHSNLTSAVAIYDVWGLVRANSGGIHRVICVLPLFHIYALTVILLRCLKQGDLISLHQRFDVAAVFRDIEEKRATVFPGVPTMWIALANDPSLEKRDLSSLTMAGSGGAPLPVEVARLFERKTNLKLKSGWGMTETCSPGTGHPPEGPDKPGSIGLMLPGIELDVVALDDPKRVLPPGEVGELRVRGPNVTKGYWNRPEESAHSFVGDRFLTGDIGYMDQDGYFFLVDRKKDMIISGGFNVYPQMIEQAIYELPAVQEVIVIGVPDDYRGEAAKAFVKLRDGAKPFSIDELRAFLTGKLGKHELPTAVEFLDELPRTTVGKLSRHELRSQQTTTKTQTK; this comes from the coding sequence ATGTCCCATCCCGGTGAGCAGTACTATCCACCCGGCGTTCGCTGGGATGCGGTGATCGCGAGGGGAACATTGCCGGAGCTGCTGGCGCAGGCCGCGAAGGAGTACAGCTCGCGGCCGGCGCTGGAGTTTCGTGATCGGCAGATCACCTACACCAAGCTCGAAGCGATGGCCGAGACCGCGGCGGCCGCGCTGCTCGCAGCAGGCTATGGCCGCGACTCCTCGGTCGCGCTGTATATCGGCAACACGCCGGACCATCCGATCAATTTCTTCGGGGCGCTGAAGGCCGGCGCCCGCGTGGTGCATCTGTCGCCGCTCGACGGCGAGCGGGCGCTATCGCACAAGCTCAGCGACTCCGGCGCGCGGGTGCTGATCACAACCGATTCCGCCGCGCTGCTGCCGATGGCCGAGAGGTTTCTCGCCAAGGGGTTGCTCGATCGCCTGATCGTGTGCAGCGATGCGAGCTGGGGCGAGTCCGCGACGCCACTGGCGCCGCTGCCCAGCGATCCGCGGGTGATTACTTACGCCGACTTCATCAAGGGCGCCTCCAAGCCCATGGCCTGGCCGGCGATTGTGCCGGACGATATCGCGCTGTTGCAGTACACCGGCGGCACCACCGGCCTGCCGAAGGGCGCGATGCTGACCCATTCGAATCTGACCTCGGCGGTGGCGATCTACGACGTCTGGGGTCTGGTGCGCGCCAACAGCGGCGGCATTCATCGCGTGATCTGCGTGCTGCCGCTGTTCCACATCTACGCGCTCACCGTCATCCTGCTGCGCTGCCTGAAGCAGGGCGACCTGATCTCGCTGCATCAGCGCTTCGACGTCGCCGCGGTGTTCCGTGACATCGAGGAAAAGCGCGCCACCGTGTTCCCCGGCGTGCCGACGATGTGGATCGCGCTCGCCAACGATCCGTCGCTGGAGAAGCGTGATCTGTCGTCGCTGACGATGGCCGGCTCCGGCGGCGCGCCGCTGCCGGTCGAGGTTGCGCGCCTGTTCGAGCGCAAAACCAATCTGAAGCTGAAGAGCGGCTGGGGCATGACCGAGACCTGCTCGCCCGGCACCGGCCATCCGCCGGAAGGGCCGGACAAGCCGGGCTCGATCGGCCTGATGCTGCCTGGCATCGAACTGGACGTCGTCGCACTCGATGATCCGAAGCGCGTGCTGCCGCCGGGCGAAGTCGGCGAGCTCCGCGTTCGCGGTCCCAATGTCACCAAGGGCTATTGGAATCGGCCGGAGGAGTCCGCTCACAGTTTTGTCGGCGATCGTTTTCTGACCGGCGACATCGGCTATATGGACCAGGATGGCTACTTTTTCCTGGTCGACCGCAAGAAGGACATGATCATCTCCGGCGGATTCAACGTCTATCCGCAGATGATTGAACAGGCGATCTATGAGCTCCCGGCGGTGCAGGAAGTGATCGTGATCGGCGTGCCGGACGATTACCGCGGCGAGGCGGCGAAGGCGTTCGTCAAGCTGCGCGACGGCGCCAAGCCGTTCAGCATCGACGAGCTGCGCGCCTTCCTCACCGGCAAGCTCGGCAAGCACGAACTGCCGACCGCGGTGGAGTTTCTCGACGAACTGCCGCGTACCACGGTGGGCAAACTGTCCCGCCACGAACTGCGCAGCCAGCAGACCACCACCAAGACACAGACCAAGTAA
- a CDS encoding branched-chain amino acid ABC transporter permease, giving the protein MSALQEVVNDTQPVETTPKKYMALGNTASVVVVLLLCLAPLVAKNFIIFQMTMVLIYAIAVLALNILTGGSGQFSLGQSAFYAVGAYTSAILMENFGVNYALTLPISGAICFICGYLFGLPALRLSGIYLALATFALATAMPQLLKLHYFEHWTGGVQGLVITKPDAPFGLPMSQDMWLYYFVLVVSMAIYVASVNLLKSRSGRAMMAIRDNEIAASAMGVDVARYKTLAFGISAGITGVAGGLGAIAVQFVAPDSYTIQLAIALFLGMVVGGVGWLPGSIVGAAFIVFVPNIAEGFSKGLSGAVFGVILVLIIFLLPHGSRQIAYTVQNWVHKLGRRA; this is encoded by the coding sequence ATGAGTGCACTCCAGGAAGTCGTCAACGACACCCAGCCGGTCGAGACCACGCCGAAGAAGTACATGGCGCTCGGCAACACCGCCTCCGTCGTGGTGGTGCTGCTGCTGTGTCTCGCTCCGCTGGTCGCCAAGAACTTCATCATCTTCCAGATGACGATGGTTCTGATCTACGCCATCGCCGTGCTGGCACTGAACATCCTGACCGGCGGCTCCGGCCAGTTCTCGCTCGGCCAGAGCGCTTTCTACGCGGTCGGTGCCTACACCTCGGCGATCCTGATGGAGAACTTCGGCGTCAACTACGCGTTGACGCTGCCGATCTCCGGCGCGATCTGCTTCATCTGCGGCTATCTGTTCGGCCTGCCGGCGCTGCGATTGAGCGGCATCTATCTGGCGCTCGCGACCTTCGCGCTCGCCACCGCAATGCCGCAGCTGCTCAAGCTGCACTACTTCGAGCACTGGACCGGCGGCGTCCAGGGCCTGGTCATCACCAAGCCGGACGCGCCGTTCGGCCTGCCGATGTCCCAGGACATGTGGCTGTACTACTTCGTGCTGGTGGTCTCGATGGCGATCTACGTCGCCTCGGTCAACCTGCTGAAGTCGCGCTCCGGCCGGGCCATGATGGCGATCCGCGACAACGAAATCGCTGCTTCGGCGATGGGCGTGGACGTGGCGCGCTACAAGACGCTGGCGTTCGGCATCAGCGCCGGCATCACCGGCGTCGCCGGCGGCCTCGGCGCCATCGCGGTGCAGTTCGTTGCGCCGGACAGCTACACCATCCAGCTCGCGATCGCGCTGTTCCTCGGCATGGTGGTCGGCGGCGTCGGCTGGCTGCCGGGCTCGATCGTCGGTGCGGCGTTCATCGTGTTCGTGCCGAACATCGCGGAAGGCTTCTCCAAGGGCCTGTCGGGCGCGGTGTTCGGCGTGATCCTCGTCCTGATCATCTTCCTGCTGCCGCACGGCTCGCGGCAGATCGCCTACACGGTGCAGAACTGGGTACACAAACTCGGCCGGCGGGCATAA
- a CDS encoding branched-chain amino acid ABC transporter permease — protein MDLFLNQILAGIATGAIYACMALAVVMIYQAIDHLNFAQGEMAMFSTFVAWQLMQWGVPYWGAFVLTLAFSFAGGVIIERALFKPLGNAPVLTHVAGFIALFAIINSVAGLTWDFTIKQFPSPFGSSPFLGSQLISTHQAGMIGVTIVLLILLFLFFQYTRIGLAMRAAASQPESARLVGINTSWMIALGWGMAAAIGSIAGMLIAPVVFLEPNMMGGVLIYGFAAAVLGGLSSPFGAVVGGFLVGVFENLAGTYIPGVGNELKLPIALALIVTVLVVKPTGLFGRTIVKRV, from the coding sequence ATGGATCTGTTTCTGAACCAAATCCTGGCTGGCATCGCCACCGGCGCGATCTATGCCTGTATGGCGCTCGCCGTGGTGATGATCTACCAGGCGATCGACCACCTCAACTTCGCCCAGGGCGAAATGGCGATGTTCTCGACCTTCGTCGCCTGGCAGCTGATGCAGTGGGGCGTGCCGTATTGGGGCGCGTTCGTGCTGACGCTGGCGTTCTCGTTCGCGGGCGGCGTGATCATCGAGCGGGCGCTGTTCAAGCCGCTCGGCAACGCGCCGGTGCTGACCCACGTCGCGGGCTTCATCGCCCTGTTCGCGATCATCAACTCGGTCGCGGGCCTGACCTGGGACTTCACCATCAAGCAGTTCCCGTCGCCGTTCGGCTCCTCGCCGTTCCTCGGCAGCCAGTTGATCTCGACCCACCAGGCCGGGATGATCGGCGTGACCATCGTGCTGCTGATCCTGCTGTTCCTGTTCTTCCAGTACACCAGGATCGGTCTGGCGATGCGGGCTGCGGCGTCGCAGCCTGAATCGGCACGGCTCGTCGGCATCAACACCTCGTGGATGATCGCCCTCGGCTGGGGCATGGCGGCCGCGATCGGTTCGATCGCCGGCATGCTGATCGCTCCGGTGGTGTTCCTCGAGCCCAACATGATGGGCGGCGTACTGATCTATGGGTTTGCTGCAGCGGTGCTCGGCGGTCTGTCCAGTCCGTTCGGCGCAGTGGTCGGCGGCTTCCTGGTCGGCGTGTTCGAGAACCTCGCGGGCACCTACATCCCCGGTGTCGGCAACGAGCTCAAACTGCCGATCGCACTGGCGCTGATCGTCACCGTTCTTGTCGTGAAACCCACTGGCCTGTTCGGCCGCACCATCGTCAAGCGAGTCTGA
- a CDS encoding acetyl-CoA C-acyltransferase — MTEAVIVSTARTPIGKAYRGALNATEGATLLGHAIEHAVKRAGIDPKEVEDVVMGAAMQQGATGGNIARKALLRAGLPVTTAGTTIDRQCASGLQAIALAARSVLFDGVEIAVGGGGESISLVQNDKMNTFHAVDPALEAIKGDVYMAMLDTAETVAKRYGISRERQDEYSLESQRRTAAAQQGGKFNDEIAPISTKMGVVDKATGAVSFKDITLSQDEGPRPETTAEGLAGLKAVRGEGFTITAGNASQLSDGASATVIMSDKTAAAKGLKPLGIFRGMVSYGCEPDEMGIGPVFAVPRLLKRHGLSVDDIGLWELNEAFAVQVLYCRDKLGIDPDKLNVNGGAISVGHPYGMSGARLAGHALIEGRRRKAKYAVVTMCVGGGMGSAGLFEIVH; from the coding sequence ATGACCGAGGCCGTTATCGTTTCAACCGCGCGCACGCCGATCGGCAAGGCGTATCGCGGCGCTCTCAACGCCACCGAGGGCGCCACGCTGCTCGGCCACGCCATCGAGCACGCGGTGAAGCGCGCCGGCATCGACCCGAAGGAGGTCGAGGACGTGGTGATGGGCGCGGCGATGCAGCAGGGCGCCACCGGCGGCAACATCGCCCGCAAGGCGCTGCTGCGCGCCGGCCTGCCGGTAACTACCGCCGGCACCACCATCGACCGGCAGTGCGCGTCCGGCCTGCAGGCGATCGCGCTCGCTGCCCGCTCGGTGCTGTTCGACGGCGTCGAGATCGCGGTCGGCGGCGGCGGCGAGTCGATCTCGCTCGTTCAGAACGACAAGATGAACACCTTCCACGCCGTCGATCCGGCGCTCGAGGCGATCAAGGGCGACGTCTACATGGCGATGCTCGACACCGCCGAAACCGTGGCGAAGCGCTACGGCATCTCGCGCGAGCGCCAGGACGAGTATTCGCTGGAAAGCCAGCGCCGCACCGCGGCTGCGCAGCAGGGCGGCAAGTTCAACGACGAGATCGCGCCGATCTCGACCAAGATGGGCGTCGTCGACAAGGCCACCGGCGCAGTGTCGTTCAAGGACATCACGCTGTCGCAGGACGAAGGCCCGCGGCCGGAGACGACCGCCGAAGGTCTCGCCGGCCTCAAGGCCGTGCGCGGCGAGGGCTTCACCATCACCGCGGGCAACGCCAGCCAGCTGTCGGACGGTGCCTCCGCCACGGTGATCATGAGCGACAAGACGGCGGCCGCGAAGGGCCTCAAGCCGCTCGGCATCTTCCGCGGCATGGTCTCCTACGGCTGCGAGCCGGACGAGATGGGCATCGGCCCGGTGTTCGCGGTGCCGCGCCTGTTGAAGCGCCATGGCCTCAGCGTCGACGACATCGGTCTGTGGGAGCTGAACGAAGCCTTCGCCGTGCAGGTGCTGTACTGCCGCGACAAGCTCGGCATCGATCCGGACAAGCTCAACGTCAACGGCGGCGCGATCTCGGTCGGCCATCCCTACGGCATGTCGGGCGCGCGCCTCGCTGGCCACGCACTGATCGAAGGCCGCCGCCGCAAGGCGAAGTACGCGGTGGTCACCATGTGCGTCGGCGGCGGCATGGGCTCCGCCGGCCTGTTCGAGATCGTGCACTGA
- a CDS encoding IclR family transcriptional regulator, which yields MKRPPKKPATDRSFVVALSRGLEVLRAFGPNDGLLGNQELAARTKLPKPTISRLTYTLTKLGYLTQVPRFEKYQLAPAAMSLGYAALANLGVRHLSQPYRDELMQQTGGAVAVGARDRISMIYVGQARSSLTVGVQLDVGSRIPIATTAMGRAYLCALQSEERAVLMKEMREYYGSRWPRIKEGIERSEEMVAKHGFAISVGEWQDDVHAAGVALTLNDGTGPYAFNCGAPAFRFTEERLINDIGPRLVAMVRKIEAALGGVAAPQPRKSDNKRTKGGKVARVVEGIR from the coding sequence ATGAAGCGTCCACCGAAGAAACCCGCAACCGACCGCAGTTTCGTGGTGGCTCTGTCCCGCGGCCTGGAGGTGCTTCGCGCCTTCGGCCCCAATGACGGGCTGCTCGGCAACCAGGAATTGGCGGCGCGCACCAAATTGCCCAAGCCGACGATTTCGCGGCTGACCTACACCCTCACCAAGCTCGGCTATCTCACGCAGGTTCCGCGGTTCGAAAAGTATCAACTCGCACCCGCCGCGATGTCGCTCGGCTATGCGGCGCTCGCCAATCTCGGCGTCCGGCATTTGTCACAGCCTTACCGCGACGAATTGATGCAGCAGACCGGCGGCGCGGTGGCGGTCGGCGCGCGCGACCGGATCAGCATGATCTATGTCGGACAGGCGCGATCGAGCCTCACCGTCGGCGTGCAACTCGACGTCGGCTCGCGAATCCCGATCGCCACCACGGCGATGGGCCGCGCTTACTTGTGTGCGCTGCAAAGCGAAGAACGCGCGGTTTTAATGAAGGAAATGCGCGAATACTACGGCAGCCGCTGGCCGCGCATCAAAGAGGGCATCGAGCGCTCCGAAGAAATGGTGGCCAAGCATGGCTTTGCGATCTCGGTCGGCGAGTGGCAGGACGACGTGCACGCCGCGGGCGTTGCACTCACCCTCAATGATGGCACCGGGCCTTACGCGTTCAACTGTGGCGCGCCGGCTTTCCGCTTCACGGAAGAACGGCTGATCAACGACATTGGACCTCGCCTTGTCGCGATGGTAAGGAAAATCGAAGCGGCGCTCGGGGGAGTAGCTGCGCCGCAACCAAGAAAATCCGATAACAAAAGAACAAAAGGAGGGAAAGTTGCGCGTGTCGTCGAGGGGATCAGGTAG
- a CDS encoding 3-hydroxyacyl-CoA dehydrogenase NAD-binding domain-containing protein, with translation MSEVVTRATQDQVAIVTVDSPPVNALSAAVRRGILENVNAAVADPAVQAIVLVCAGRTFIAGADITEFGKPAQPPALNDVIAALENSPKPTIAAIHGTALGGGLEVALGCHFRVAVKEAKLGLPEVKLGLLPGAGGTQRLPRAVGPELAVQMIVGGSPIGAAEALKHGLVEEIVENLVAGAVAFAKKVLAEKRPLRRLRDDDSKLAAAKADRSIFTNAVAAMTKKARGLEAPFACADAIGAAIDLPFEEGLKKEREGFMKLVVSDQSKAQRYAFFAEREAAKVDGVPDGTKPRAVSRVAIIGAGTMGGGIAMSFANAGIPVTLIENGEEQLKRGLGIMQKNWEATAARGGLPPDAPAKRMALITGVVGLENVKDADLIIEAVFETMAVKKEVFTAIDAHAKPGAVLASNTSYLSIDEIAATTKRPQDVLGMHFFSPANVMKLCEIVRGAKTAPDALLTAVSIAKKIAKVPVVVGVCDGFVGNRMLAARSKQSEKLLFEGALPQQVDAVVTKFGMPMGPFAMGDLAGLDIGWRSRKDRGIKSEIADALCEAGRFGQKTGKGYYKYEQGSRAPMADPEVETLINDTLAKLGLKRRDITDEEILERMVYPMINEGARILEEKIAARPSDIDVVWLYGYGWPIYRGGPMHYADSVGLKHIAERLSAYAKATNDPSLEPAPLLARLAAEGKTFASLTQPTKAAA, from the coding sequence ATGAGCGAAGTAGTCACACGCGCAACGCAGGATCAGGTCGCGATCGTCACGGTCGACAGTCCGCCGGTCAATGCGCTCAGTGCGGCTGTTCGCCGCGGCATTCTGGAAAACGTCAACGCCGCCGTTGCCGATCCCGCGGTGCAGGCGATCGTGCTGGTATGCGCGGGCCGCACCTTCATTGCCGGTGCCGATATCACCGAATTCGGCAAGCCGGCGCAGCCGCCGGCGCTCAACGACGTCATCGCCGCGCTGGAGAATTCGCCGAAGCCGACGATTGCTGCGATCCACGGGACCGCGCTCGGCGGTGGCCTCGAAGTCGCGCTCGGTTGCCATTTCCGCGTCGCCGTCAAGGAAGCCAAGCTCGGCCTGCCGGAAGTCAAGCTCGGCCTGCTGCCGGGCGCTGGCGGTACGCAGCGCCTGCCGCGCGCGGTCGGTCCGGAGCTCGCGGTGCAGATGATCGTCGGCGGCAGCCCGATCGGCGCCGCTGAAGCGCTCAAGCATGGCCTGGTCGAAGAGATCGTCGAGAATTTGGTCGCGGGCGCGGTGGCGTTCGCCAAGAAGGTGCTGGCTGAGAAGCGCCCGCTGCGCCGGCTGCGCGACGACGATTCCAAGCTCGCTGCCGCCAAGGCCGATCGCTCGATCTTCACCAATGCGGTCGCGGCGATGACCAAGAAGGCGCGCGGCCTCGAAGCGCCGTTCGCCTGCGCCGACGCGATCGGCGCCGCGATCGATCTGCCGTTCGAAGAAGGGCTGAAGAAGGAGCGCGAGGGCTTCATGAAGCTCGTCGTCTCCGATCAGTCGAAGGCGCAGCGCTACGCGTTCTTCGCCGAGCGTGAAGCTGCCAAGGTCGATGGCGTGCCGGACGGCACCAAGCCGCGCGCCGTGTCGCGCGTCGCGATCATCGGTGCCGGTACTATGGGCGGCGGCATCGCGATGTCGTTCGCCAATGCCGGCATCCCGGTGACGCTGATCGAGAACGGCGAGGAGCAGCTGAAGCGCGGCCTCGGCATCATGCAGAAAAACTGGGAAGCCACCGCGGCGCGCGGCGGCCTGCCGCCGGATGCGCCGGCCAAGCGCATGGCGCTGATCACCGGCGTGGTCGGCCTCGAAAACGTCAAGGACGCCGACCTGATCATTGAGGCGGTGTTCGAAACCATGGCGGTGAAGAAGGAAGTGTTCACCGCGATCGACGCCCACGCCAAGCCGGGCGCGGTGCTGGCGTCGAACACCTCGTATCTGTCGATCGACGAGATCGCCGCCACCACCAAGCGTCCGCAGGACGTGCTCGGCATGCACTTCTTCTCGCCGGCCAACGTGATGAAGCTGTGCGAAATCGTGCGCGGCGCCAAGACCGCACCCGACGCGCTGCTGACCGCGGTGTCGATCGCCAAGAAGATCGCCAAGGTGCCGGTCGTCGTCGGCGTCTGCGACGGCTTCGTCGGCAACCGTATGCTCGCGGCCCGCTCCAAGCAGTCCGAGAAGCTGCTGTTCGAAGGCGCGCTGCCGCAGCAGGTCGACGCCGTCGTCACCAAGTTCGGCATGCCGATGGGCCCGTTCGCGATGGGCGATCTCGCCGGCCTGGATATCGGCTGGCGCTCGCGCAAGGACCGCGGCATCAAGTCGGAGATCGCGGACGCGCTGTGCGAAGCCGGCCGCTTCGGCCAGAAGACCGGCAAGGGCTACTACAAATACGAACAGGGCTCGCGCGCCCCGATGGCCGATCCGGAAGTCGAGACGCTGATCAACGACACGCTCGCCAAGCTCGGCCTCAAGCGCCGCGACATCACCGACGAGGAGATCCTCGAGCGGATGGTGTACCCGATGATCAACGAGGGCGCCCGCATCCTCGAAGAGAAGATCGCGGCGCGGCCGAGCGACATCGACGTGGTCTGGCTGTACGGCTACGGCTGGCCGATCTATCGCGGCGGCCCGATGCACTATGCCGACAGCGTCGGCCTCAAGCACATCGCCGAGCGGCTGTCGGCCTATGCCAAGGCAACCAACGATCCGTCGCTGGAGCCAGCCCCGCTGCTCGCCCGTCTCGCTGCCGAAGGCAAGACCTTCGCGTCGCTGACGCAGCCGACCAAGGCCGCGGCGTGA
- a CDS encoding ABC transporter ATP-binding protein, protein MMQAQSSSSASPLLAVRDVSVVFGGIVALNGISFNMQKGQILGLIGPNGAGKTTLFNCLSRLYQPSKGDILLEGESILTRPPHRIAEIGIGRTFQNVALFPNMSVIDNVRVGAHCRTNSDIVSDSLRMPWIRSTEKALNKKVDDILGYLDLRSVGHTTVSGLPFGTQKRVELARALAAEPKILLLDEPAGGLNHEEVYILGDLIRRIRDDRGITVLLVEHHMGMVMSTADYVVALNFGRKLAEGTPTQVQNDPDVIKAYLGSKDEQ, encoded by the coding sequence ATGATGCAGGCTCAGTCTTCTTCTTCCGCGTCGCCGCTTCTTGCGGTGCGCGACGTCAGCGTCGTGTTCGGTGGCATCGTCGCCCTGAACGGCATTTCTTTCAACATGCAAAAGGGTCAGATCCTCGGACTGATCGGCCCGAACGGCGCCGGCAAGACCACGTTGTTCAACTGCCTGTCGCGGCTGTATCAGCCGAGCAAAGGCGACATCCTGCTCGAAGGCGAGAGCATTCTGACGCGGCCGCCGCACCGCATCGCGGAGATCGGAATCGGCCGCACGTTCCAGAACGTCGCGCTGTTCCCGAACATGTCGGTGATCGACAACGTGCGCGTCGGCGCGCATTGCCGCACCAATAGCGACATCGTTTCGGATTCGCTGCGCATGCCGTGGATCCGCAGCACCGAGAAGGCGCTGAACAAGAAGGTCGACGATATCCTCGGCTATCTCGATCTGCGCAGCGTCGGCCACACCACGGTGTCGGGCCTGCCGTTCGGCACCCAGAAGCGCGTCGAGCTGGCGCGTGCGCTTGCTGCCGAGCCAAAGATCCTGCTGCTCGACGAACCGGCCGGCGGTCTCAACCACGAGGAAGTCTACATCCTCGGCGACCTGATCCGCCGCATTCGCGACGACCGCGGCATCACCGTGCTGCTGGTCGAGCACCACATGGGCATGGTGATGTCGACCGCCGACTACGTGGTCGCGCTCAATTTCGGACGCAAGCTCGCAGAGGGGACGCCGACCCAGGTGCAGAACGACCCGGATGTGATCAAGGCCTATCTGGGGAGCAAGGACGAACAATGA
- the pimC gene encoding pimeloyl-CoA dehydrogenase large subunit: MDLNFSKEEIAFRDEVRQFFKDNVPAKTRQKLIEGRHNTKEEMVEWYRILNKKGWAVTHWPKEYGGTGWSSVQHYIFNEELQAAPAPQPLAFGVSMVGPVIYTFGSEEQKKRFLPRIANVDDWWCQGFSEPGSGSDLASLKTKAEKKGDKWIINGQKTWTTLAQHADWIFCLCRTDPAAKKQEGISFILVDMKTKGITVRPIQTIDGGHEVNEVFFDDVEVPLENLVGQENKGWDYAKFLLGNERTGIARVGMSKERIRRIKQLAAQVESGGKPVIEDPKFRDKLAAVEIELKALELTQLRVVADEGKHGKGKPNPASSVLKIKGSEIQQATTELLMEVIGPFAAPYDVHGDDDSNETMDWTAQIAPGYFNNRKVSIYGGSNEIQRNIICKAVLGL; the protein is encoded by the coding sequence ATGGATCTGAATTTCAGCAAGGAAGAGATCGCGTTCCGCGACGAGGTGCGGCAGTTCTTCAAGGACAATGTGCCGGCCAAGACGCGGCAGAAACTGATCGAAGGCCGCCACAACACCAAGGAAGAAATGGTCGAGTGGTACCGCATTCTCAACAAGAAGGGCTGGGCGGTGACGCACTGGCCGAAGGAATATGGTGGCACCGGCTGGAGCTCGGTGCAGCACTACATCTTCAATGAGGAGCTGCAGGCCGCGCCTGCGCCGCAGCCGCTCGCCTTCGGCGTCTCGATGGTCGGCCCGGTGATCTACACCTTCGGCAGCGAGGAGCAGAAGAAGCGCTTCCTGCCGCGCATCGCCAATGTCGACGATTGGTGGTGCCAGGGCTTCTCCGAGCCGGGCTCGGGCTCCGATCTCGCTTCGCTCAAGACCAAGGCGGAGAAGAAGGGCGACAAGTGGATCATCAACGGCCAGAAGACCTGGACCACGCTGGCGCAGCACGCCGACTGGATCTTCTGCCTGTGCCGCACCGATCCGGCCGCCAAGAAGCAGGAAGGCATCTCCTTCATCCTGGTCGACATGAAGACCAAGGGTATCACCGTCCGTCCAATCCAGACCATCGACGGCGGGCACGAAGTCAACGAAGTGTTCTTCGATGACGTCGAAGTGCCGCTGGAGAATCTGGTCGGCCAGGAGAACAAGGGCTGGGACTACGCCAAGTTCCTGCTCGGCAACGAGCGCACCGGCATCGCCCGGGTCGGCATGTCGAAGGAGCGGATCCGCCGCATCAAGCAGCTCGCCGCCCAGGTCGAGTCTGGCGGCAAGCCGGTGATCGAAGACCCCAAGTTCCGCGACAAGCTGGCGGCGGTCGAGATCGAGCTGAAGGCGCTCGAGCTCACCCAGCTCCGCGTCGTCGCCGATGAAGGCAAGCACGGCAAGGGCAAGCCGAACCCGGCTTCGTCGGTGCTGAAGATCAAGGGCTCCGAGATCCAGCAGGCGACCACCGAGCTTCTGATGGAAGTGATCGGCCCGTTCGCCGCGCCGTACGACGTCCATGGCGACGACGATTCGAACGAGACGATGGATTGGACCGCCCAGATCGCCCCCGGTTACTTCAACAACCGCAAGGTTTCGATCTACGGCGGCTCCAACGAGATCCAGCGCAACATCATCTGCAAGGCGGTGCTCGGGCTGTAA
- a CDS encoding ABC transporter ATP-binding protein encodes MTAMLNVRDLRAYYGQVQALHGLEFDLHEGSLTTLLGANGAGKTTTLRAICNMVRSTGTIEFEGKAINKSSTESIVKLGIAHVPQGRGTFTTMTVEENLQLGAMTRKDTKAIASDIERMYAHFPVLKQRHTQQAGTLSGGEQQMLAVARALMLRPRLMLLDEPSFGLAPLIVRDLFKILGKINREDKVTILVVEQNAQLALELADKAYVIETGRIVMSGNAAEIASNEDVRKSYLGY; translated from the coding sequence ATGACCGCGATGCTCAACGTTCGCGACCTGCGCGCCTATTACGGCCAGGTCCAAGCGCTGCACGGGCTCGAATTCGACCTGCACGAAGGCAGCCTCACCACCCTGCTCGGCGCCAACGGCGCGGGCAAGACCACCACGCTGCGGGCGATCTGCAACATGGTGCGCTCGACCGGCACGATCGAGTTCGAGGGCAAGGCCATCAACAAGAGCTCGACGGAATCGATCGTCAAGCTCGGCATCGCCCATGTGCCTCAGGGCCGCGGCACCTTCACCACGATGACCGTGGAGGAGAACCTGCAGCTCGGCGCGATGACCCGCAAGGACACCAAGGCGATCGCCTCGGACATCGAGCGGATGTACGCGCACTTCCCGGTGCTCAAGCAGCGCCACACCCAGCAGGCCGGCACATTGTCCGGCGGTGAGCAGCAGATGCTCGCGGTCGCCCGCGCGCTGATGCTGCGGCCGCGGCTGATGCTGCTGGACGAGCCCTCGTTCGGCCTCGCGCCGCTGATCGTGCGGGATCTGTTCAAGATCCTCGGCAAGATCAACCGCGAGGACAAGGTCACCATCCTGGTGGTCGAACAGAACGCCCAGCTCGCGCTCGAGCTCGCCGACAAGGCGTATGTCATCGAGACCGGGCGGATCGTGATGTCTGGCAATGCGGCGGAAATCGCCAGCAACGAAGACGTCCGCAAATCTTATCTGGGCTACTGA